From a region of the Proteiniborus sp. DW1 genome:
- a CDS encoding HAD family hydrolase codes for MSDKWWYMVRDFQMKFGHPYRDTPKLLDSDRVCKRYSWMLEEINEFKEASDIYEQADAMIDLMYFALGTLVEMGVKPDKIFEIVHNANMDKLWSDGKPHYNGDGKTMKPEGWKDPYPRIKEEIDNQAK; via the coding sequence ATGAGCGATAAATGGTGGTATATGGTTAGAGACTTTCAAATGAAATTTGGACATCCCTATAGAGATACTCCTAAGCTTCTTGATTCTGATAGAGTATGTAAGAGATATAGCTGGATGCTCGAAGAGATAAACGAGTTTAAAGAAGCCAGTGATATATATGAACAGGCAGATGCAATGATAGACTTAATGTATTTTGCATTGGGAACTCTTGTTGAAATGGGGGTCAAACCCGATAAAATATTTGAGATTGTACATAATGCAAATATGGACAAGCTATGGAGCGATGGAAAACCTCACTACAATGGAGATGGAAAAACTATGAAGCCTGAAGGTTGGAAAGATCCTTATCCTAGAATTAAAGAAGAAATAGATAATCAGGCTAAATAA
- the gcvT gene encoding glycine cleavage system aminomethyltransferase GcvT: protein MTEPRKTSLYNAHLKHGGKIVDYSGWALPVQYEGLTQEHEAVRTQAGMFDVSHMGEIEITGPQALDFVQYLVTNDIAVLNDNQIAYCFMCYPDGGVVDDLLVYKFSKDHYFLVVNAANVQKDVDWINENSKGFDVTVKNLSDDISEVAVQGPNAQKIVQKLTDTDLSEIEFFYLKRDVNIAGVNCLISRTGYTGEDGFEIYFDHDHAEELWDKIMEAGKEEGLKPAGLGARDTLRFEVNLPLYGNELGKDITPLEAGYGMFVKLNKENFIGKDALAKQKAEGLKRKIVGFELIDKGVPRHGYEVFADGKKIGYVTTGYFSPSTKRNVGLALIDIEYTELDTEIIIQVRNRSLKAKVVNKRFYQKHYKK, encoded by the coding sequence TTGACAGAACCAAGAAAGACATCACTTTATAATGCTCATCTTAAGCATGGTGGAAAAATAGTAGATTATTCAGGATGGGCATTACCAGTACAGTATGAAGGTTTGACACAAGAACATGAGGCAGTAAGAACACAGGCAGGTATGTTTGACGTTTCGCACATGGGAGAAATAGAGATAACAGGCCCACAAGCATTAGATTTTGTTCAATATTTAGTAACAAATGATATTGCAGTACTTAATGATAACCAAATAGCATATTGTTTTATGTGCTATCCAGATGGAGGAGTTGTAGACGATCTTTTAGTTTATAAGTTCTCAAAAGATCATTATTTCCTTGTAGTTAATGCAGCTAATGTTCAAAAAGATGTAGACTGGATTAATGAAAATTCAAAGGGTTTTGATGTAACTGTTAAGAACCTTTCAGATGATATATCTGAAGTTGCTGTTCAAGGACCTAATGCACAGAAAATTGTTCAAAAGCTTACTGATACAGATCTTTCAGAAATAGAATTCTTCTATTTAAAGAGAGATGTGAACATAGCAGGAGTGAACTGCTTGATTTCAAGAACAGGTTATACTGGAGAAGATGGATTTGAGATTTACTTTGACCATGACCATGCAGAAGAGTTATGGGATAAGATAATGGAAGCTGGAAAAGAAGAAGGACTAAAGCCAGCAGGTCTTGGTGCTAGAGATACACTTAGATTCGAAGTAAACCTTCCTCTTTATGGGAATGAACTTGGAAAGGACATTACTCCATTAGAAGCAGGATATGGGATGTTCGTAAAACTAAATAAGGAGAATTTCATAGGAAAGGATGCCTTAGCTAAACAAAAAGCAGAAGGCTTAAAGAGAAAAATAGTTGGTTTTGAATTGATAGACAAAGGTGTTCCTAGACATGGATACGAAGTTTTTGCAGATGGTAAGAAAATAGGATATGTAACAACAGGATATTTCTCACCTTCTACAAAAAGAAATGTAGGTCTAGCATTGATTGATATAGAATATACTGAACTTGATACAGAAATTATCATACAAGTAAGAAATAGAAGTTTAAAAGCAAAAGTTGTAAATAAGAGATTTTATCAAAAGCATTATAAAAAATAA
- a CDS encoding DUF169 domain-containing protein, whose protein sequence is MSPYRHDNIFYGNSPKEFPKEIVKEYVENLELMLDLKRKPVGIKLLFTEEEYNKCEVNEIKGKTAYCVMVEKATRGFRFKSKLSNHGCDGGTTALSLEDSNETIESGREYFSYNLYATNATAYRMRKEIKSLHRAGFTTYGVLIQPLDDFDIIPDVVIFIANPYQVMRLTQGYVYHLGIKPELDYGAMQAICSEITVVPYLTGQMNISALCPSTRMLAKWKDEEMSVGLPYEHFINTVEGVMYTINSTDIKKRKDEIAERFKLKGKNICLE, encoded by the coding sequence ATGTCACCTTATAGACACGATAATATATTTTATGGTAATAGCCCAAAAGAATTTCCAAAAGAAATAGTTAAAGAATATGTTGAGAATTTAGAGTTAATGCTAGATTTAAAACGTAAACCAGTAGGCATAAAACTTTTATTTACAGAGGAAGAATATAACAAGTGTGAGGTAAATGAAATAAAGGGGAAAACAGCATATTGTGTTATGGTTGAGAAGGCTACTAGAGGCTTTAGGTTTAAATCAAAGTTATCTAATCATGGGTGTGATGGTGGAACTACTGCTTTATCCTTAGAAGATAGCAATGAAACCATAGAATCTGGGAGAGAATATTTTTCCTACAATCTTTATGCCACAAATGCTACAGCATATAGAATGAGAAAGGAAATAAAGAGCTTGCATCGAGCAGGGTTTACGACTTATGGAGTATTAATACAGCCTCTAGATGATTTTGATATTATTCCAGATGTAGTGATATTTATTGCTAATCCTTATCAGGTAATGAGACTAACTCAAGGATATGTATATCATCTTGGAATAAAGCCAGAGTTAGATTATGGAGCTATGCAGGCAATTTGCTCTGAAATTACAGTAGTACCTTATCTAACAGGACAAATGAATATATCTGCTTTATGTCCTAGTACTAGAATGCTGGCAAAATGGAAGGATGAAGAAATGTCAGTAGGGCTTCCATATGAGCATTTCATAAATACAGTAGAAGGAGTAATGTATACTATAAATTCTACAGATATTAAGAAAAGAAAAGATGAAATAGCTGAAAGATTTAAATTAAAAGGCAAAAACATATGCCTAGAATAA